Proteins encoded in a region of the Sander lucioperca isolate FBNREF2018 chromosome 18, SLUC_FBN_1.2, whole genome shotgun sequence genome:
- the LOC118493776 gene encoding arginine-glutamic acid dipeptide repeats protein-like produces the protein MEPTYRFGPNGCTVSHSSQPLVFFLVLSLSLCLSCFPSSPPVYCLPADNTHLLPIHHHRSPATHTCQPSAIKLSTSTLAQQTISAESLSQLHRVRFQASRSSQLASPSSPPPTAPCFTLPPSPRPASPSSAPLLPCSSVSSSGLWPRFPHAPPSSLAILVSAPESLAILGFPP, from the exons ATGGAGCCCACTTACAGGTTTGGGCCAAATGGCTGTACAGTCTCGCACagctcccag ccgttagttttttttctggttctgtctctctccctgtgtctctcttgctttccctcctcccctcctgtcTACTGCCTGCCAGCTGACAACACACACCTGCTGCCAATCCACCATCACCGCTCTCCTGCCACGcacacctgccagccatctGCAATCAAGCTCAGTACTTCAACCCTGGCTCAACAAACCATCTCCGCTGAATCATTGTCTCAGCTTCACCG tGTTCGCTTCCAAGCTTCCAGATCCAGTCAGCTGGCCTCCCCATCCAGTCCTCCTCCCACAGCACCCTGCTTCACCCTGCCTCCGTCTCCACGTCCAGCCAGCCCTTCCTCGGCTCCTCTGCTTCCCTGCTCCAGTGTCTCCTCCTCAGGTCTGTGGCCCCGGTTTCCCCACGCTCCCCCGAGCTCCCTAGCCATTCTAGTTTCTGCCCCtgagtccctcgccatcctaggtTTTCCCCCTtga